The Micromonas commoda chromosome 16, complete sequence genome has a window encoding:
- a CDS encoding predicted protein, with amino-acid sequence VKALGPAGDLAAETAAVLAECDVPLTNVFSTGAMNELPRVDSHVSSGPDTHDKESSWSVPNAELASRVDMRGVRTMSVDPPGCVDVDDALSVRRIRLDTRADVGVHIADVSHFVKAGSFLDLEAYARGTTVYLADGGRCDMLPALLSENVCSLLGGRERLAVSCVWTLDAHCRPYMGGMGPDGSKGPNSPWFGRTVIRSNHQLNYYQAQAILDGVPPPTKADDLNDATETRRVRDDLAVLAAFARRCNAARTARGAVELASAELRFETCSDGVPRDVLTKGEVPMMRIVAELMIAANAAVAEKIVASDPRAFVRSHPPPRPEGFEELAGLMKRATGVTLDATDGTALANSLSSAITKATSSDKVLVAVAAATDALFRGMATRAMSEARYRVASGGVEGSNNSHYGLALTLYTHFTSPIRRYADVVVHRQLMDAVTGGGDGDGDEKSAPGTSKSLSSPAGLAKVADHLNERNRAAKRAQARCAGLYLLETLARAPRVERAVVHEIKDDGFVAFVPRFHVR; translated from the exons GTCAAGGCGCTCGGTCCCGCGGgcgatctcgccgcggagacggcggccgTCTTGGCGGAGTGCGACGTCCCTTTAACAAACGTCTTTTCGACCGGCGCGATGAACGAGTTACCGAGGGTCGATTCGCACGTATCATCGGGTCCTGATACTCACGATAAAGAGTCCTCGTGGAGCGTACCAAACGCGGAGCTGGCGTCTCGGGTGGACATGCGGGGGGTACGGACGATGAGCGTCGACCCGCCGGGgtgcgtcgacgtcgacgacgcgttgtCCGTTAGGCGAATCCGATTGGACACGCgtgccgac GTGGGCGTGCACATCGCCGACGTGTCGCACTTCGTGAAGGCCGGATCGTTCCTCGACTTGGAGGCGTACGCGAGGGGCACCACCGTgtacctcgccgacggcggccgaTGCGACATGCTCCCCGCGCTCCTATCCGAGAACGTCTGCTCGTTGCTCggaggacgcgaacggcTCGCGGTGTCCTGCGTGTGGACGCTGGATGCGCATTGTCGGCCCTATATGGGAGGGATGGGCCCGGATGGATCGAAAGGCCCTAACAGCCCGTGGTTCGGTCGAACGGTGATCCGGTCGAACCATCAGCTCAACTACTACCAGGCGCAAGCCATCCTGGACGGCGTTCCGCCGCCCACGAAAGCGGACGACCtgaacgacgcgaccgagACGCGAAgggtccgcgacgacctcgccgtcctcgccgcgttcgcccggCGGTGTaacgcggcgcgaacggcgaggggcgccgtggagctcgcgtccgcggagctTCGGTTCGAGACGTGCAGCGACGGCGTGCCGAGAGACGTGTTGACGAAGGGCGAGGTACCGATGATGCGAATCGTCGCGGAGTTGatgatcgccgcgaacgccgccgtcgcggagaagatcgtcgcgagcgacccccgcgcgttcgtgagatcccacccgccgccccggcccgaAGGGTTCGAGGAATTGGCGGGTTTGATGAAACGCGCTACGGGGGTCACTTTGGACGCGACCGACGGAACCGCGCTGGCGAATTCGCTCTCGTCGGCGATTACgaaggcgacgtcgtcggacaAGGTTTTAGTCG ccgtggcggcggcgacggacgcgctgTTCCGCGGgatggcgacgcgggcgatgTCCGAGGCGCGGTACCGCGTCGCTTCCGGCGGAGTCGAAGGGAGTAATAATTCGCATTACGGATTGGCGCTGACGCTGTACACGCACTTTACGTCTCCGATTCGTCGGTACGCGGACGTGGTGGTGCACAGGCAGCTCATGGACGCTgtgacgggcggcggggacggggacggagacgaaaagtcggcacccgggacGTCGAAGAGCttgtcgtcccccgcgggttTGGCGAAAGTCGCCGACCACCTCAACGAGCGCAATCGAGCGGCTAAGCGAGCGCAGGCGCGATGCGCCGGGCTCTACCTCCTCGAGACCCTCGCGCGTGCaccccgcgtcgagcgcgcggtggtccaCGAGATTAAGGACGACGGGTTCGTTGCGTTCGTGCCGAGGttccacgtccgc